ATATAGATGGGATATAGAACTGCAGTCTATGATATAGCACGAATGCACGCAGAGATGGCATTCTTGATCTTTTTTGATAGTCCAACACGCATGCCGAGCCTACGATCATTATATAGATAGACAAGCCCCTTTGTCTGGAGACTTCGAAGGATACTCATTAACCATATTCTATCTGCTTCAAGCTCTCTTTCTAGCTGGTCTAGGTACATGTAGGTCATGCCCCACCGTCTATAGTGTTCTAACAGTAATTCGAGTACTTGCCTCTCGTCCTCATCTATCTCCAGATCTTCCAGCAGCGCTCTACTGCATGATGCCAGTAGGTGTTCTTGTGATTTATTGTCTGCGTTAATAGTTAATTGTGCAATAAACGGCTGGAATTCGCCTGACTGTTGGCGGGGGGTAAGGCTACTTTTGTGTTTCATTGCCAGAGAATTATGTTCTACAGATGATGAAGCTATTTGACGTGCTAGAGCGGCATATTGTGCAACCCTAGAGTTCATCTCACGTTCAAGGATGTTTTTAGCAAAGTCTTCTCCGGCAGGTGTGAGCACCCAGAATCCGTTCTCGTAATCGAATAGACCACGGGTCCTCCAGTAGCTTAGGTAACTACTCACGTACCTGGTAGGTTTGCCGAGTACTTGTGCTATCTCGGCGGCCCTCATCGGCCGGGCGAGTAGCAGAACAGCTATCGCCTCTACGAGTCTGCTACGCGGCCCTCCCTTTTGCTTCCCGTCAGGCTCGTACCTGCTGCTCTCGGCGAGTCCTGGTGCAGCATCTGCGGTGGCAGTATAGCGTCTTCTCATAGACAGCCCCGGTGTAGAAATGGATGATATGTATAGAAGCTCAGCCAGTCGGGTTAGTAATACTCTACCCGGATCTCGTCTTTACGAGTGTCAATATGACGGCGTGGCGACGGGTTGGGTTTATTGAATCCTAGAGGGGGAATACTGAGGTGTATAACGAATGGTGTTACGCATACTGGTCTCTGGACTTCTCGAGTTTGACTCTGGCAAGACGTGGACCGTAATAGCGTTGGCTAAGCATCTTAGAGAGCTAGGCTTGCGTGTATCCGTATTCAAACCTGTAGCAGGCCATAATCTCTGGGGGTCCGTGAAGGCTCTCAAAAAGAGTATTGAGGTAGGTATGCTGGTCGGAAACGATGTTACGGCATACATGGAGTATCTTGGCGACATTAAGCCTGGCCCTAGTAACCCTATAGCATTGGCTCTAGCGTATCCTGATCCTCTCAGTTTCCGTGGAGTTGCGCAGTACTTGTCTATGCTCAGTGATACAGCCTCTATGCTTGTGCTTGCACGTGTTTATGATTGTAAGAGAAATGTAGCTAGGCACTATGTATTCGTAGAGAATGTTGCTAGGCTAACAAACTCTGTAAGGCGAAATGTAGAGGATCTCGCGGAGAAGTTTAAGGCAGTCCCGGCGGATCCAAGGAGTATGCTCGAGTCACTTTCCGGGCATGGCGCTGTACCCGTTCTGGAAGGATGTAGAGAAGTTCTAGAAGAGGGCTTAGACGTTCTGATAGTAGAGTCTTTCAATAATGCTGTCGCACCCTATACGAGAGTTGTGGATCTAGTCGACTTCTTCATAATTGTTGCTCCTGGGAGGTTAATGTTGTACAGTGGTGACAGGCTTAGGAATGTGTATAGTATTCTCGGCGGTGCTAGTCGTGTGGATAGACTTCTTTCAGCGCTTTCAAGGCCGCTTGTAACACTAGAGCTGCCACTAGTAGAGAGCCCTACAGAGCTAGCCCAGTATCTTTCTCCTGTCGCGGAGGCTATAGCCCCGTAACCTCACAAGGTATAGTAAAATAGCGATAGATGCGAGGACTCCGTACTCTAGGCAAAGTCTGTCGGGCTATTAGTCTACGAATGGGAGGTGGATATTGAGATGCCTACACGCCTACTCTTCCAGGAAGATAGCTATATGAAGGAATTTGACGCCACGGTCACTAGGATCGAGAACAATAAAGTGTATCTTGACGTTACAGCCTTCCATCCCCGGCCTAGTGGCGGGCTCGACGCGGATACTGGTAGGCTTGTAACGAGTAGTGGATACGAACTCCGGGTGGTAGATACTGTTGCAGAAGGTGATGAAGTAGCACACATAATTGAAGGTGATCTCTCGCAGGTCTCTGTGGGCGAGAAAGTGCATGGTGTTCTAGACTGGGAGCGTCGATATAGGATGATGCAGCTCCACACGGCAAGTCATGTGCTTGCAGCTATTCTCTACGAGAAGTATGGGGCTCGTGTTACTGGAGGCCACATATCGCCCGACATGGCTCGTGATGACTTTGAGATAAACGTTGACGACTGGAAGAAGGCTATACTAGATGCCATAGAGGAGACCAATAAGATACTGAAGCGTTGTATAGAGGTGAAGATCTACTGGCTTCCACGCGAAGAAGCGCTAAAAATACCTGGGATAGTGAAGCTCGCTGACCGTATACCGCCTTCAGTGGAGCAGCTACGTATAGTTGAGATACCCGGTGTAGACATTCAGGCTGATGGTGGGCCGCACGTACGGAACACCTGCGAAGTACCTGGTATTGTTGCAGTAAAGCTGCAGAGTAGAGGTAAGCGCAGAAAACGTGTCTATTACGCTCTCGTAGAGGAGCAAAAGAGGGAGGAGTAGCACTTGACAGAAGAAACTAGTTGTCACAGCAACTAAAATGCTAGCCATGCGGCAACAATTATCATTACTAGCCAGGCTAGCGGGTTCCTCTGAACGATTTTTGAACCGTCTAACGGGCTAAAGGGCAGCAGATTGAAGAATGCTAGCCACGCGTTTATCGCCGATAACCCATAAAGAAAGAACGCTAGTCCGCTATAGCCAGCAAACCTCGCTGCAATCATGGCTACTAGTGCCATGACAATGTTTGATATAGGGCCAGCTGCGGCAACGTAGTCTTCTCGCGCAAATCCCCGACAGTATATAGCGACGTAACCGGGAGCGAGGATAACGAATGGTACTCCTATGCTCCTTAGCAGGCCCGAGAATAGCGTGAGTGCTAGTCCAAATTGTGTTAGAACAAAGCCGGCTATACATCCCTGTCTCCTAGCTATCTCTCTATGTGAATACTCGTGTACGAGAAAACCTAGTATTGCGCCAGCGAGTATACCACCATAGAAATTTAACGGAGACTCTGCCACCCTTAGCAAGCCTATGCCAGCATAGCCAAATGCTACCGAGAGCGCACCTATTATCAACGCCTTCCACTCATCCATATACATTGGTCTGTCGCTGAACGTG
The window above is part of the Pyrodictium delaneyi genome. Proteins encoded here:
- the alaXM gene encoding alanyl-tRNA editing protein AlaXM; its protein translation is MPTRLLFQEDSYMKEFDATVTRIENNKVYLDVTAFHPRPSGGLDADTGRLVTSSGYELRVVDTVAEGDEVAHIIEGDLSQVSVGEKVHGVLDWERRYRMMQLHTASHVLAAILYEKYGARVTGGHISPDMARDDFEINVDDWKKAILDAIEETNKILKRCIEVKIYWLPREEALKIPGIVKLADRIPPSVEQLRIVEIPGVDIQADGGPHVRNTCEVPGIVAVKLQSRGKRRKRVYYALVEEQKREE